One Nicotiana tomentosiformis chromosome 1, ASM39032v3, whole genome shotgun sequence genomic window, CCCTTCCCACGCGAatcaacctccaaacggctcgaatctaataaaaataactcaataacatcaaacataGCAAAGAAATTGATACCAAACAGTAAAGCTCCTATCTTTATCAAATTGCACAAAGTCAACAAAATACTCAACCAAAGCCCACTTCCCGGAACCGACCAAAGTCACAAATCCCGACTACTAATtctaatacgagtccaaatatacaactTTTATCCAAATCTGACTTCGAATCAGGGTTCAATTATCCATTTTCACTCTCCAAAACCATAATCAAAATCTctaaatttctctttcaaatccCTTAATCTAAATGTAAAAATCCATGGGGAAACAAGATCTAATGTTAAAATCaagtaaaaatcacttaccttcttgccttgtgtgaaaatcctcttcaaaaatcGTCCATCTctaagtctagggctcaaaatatgaaataatgggtCTATGTCCCGAAATTACAACTCTTAAAAGTATATCGAGTGGAACCCTTTGTGAACGCGGccactgcctcgcgttcgcgaagcacaaaaattctCAACCTCCAGTTAACCCTTCACAAACACGGTCAAACCCCACGAACGGGATGCACAGGCGACCcaaagcctacgcgaacgcatcCCAGCTTTCACAAACGTGAAGGCTAAACTAAGTCGGCTCCAAGCCAACCTCTCCTCTTACGAGAATGCGAGCCCTTCATgcacgaacgcgaagaccaatGGCCCAacacttcgtgaacgcgacaccctgtttgcgaacgcaaagaacaaaaacACTGCTGCCCAAAATAAGCCTTTGCGATCACGAGACTTGCTCCGTGATTGCGAAGCACACCAGACACCAACAGTCATCAACAATTCAACCAAGCTCTGGGTGGTCTGAAACTCAACCGAGCTACCTGGGACCcgattcaatcataccaacaagtccgtaAACACTACCCGAACCTATCCAAAACCTTCAAACACATGCAAGATCACCACATCTATGTCGACAATCAAACCATCaattgaacttctcttaagttcataaactccTAACTTTCAACCAaacgtccgattcctatcaaaccaactcggaatgcaACCAAATTCTGCatacaagtctcaaatgacatagcAAACCTATTTCAAGTCATggaataacaattcgaccctgatagcctcaaagtcaactcccagttaaacctatgaaccttccaaatcttcaaatttctaactttcgacaattagagccaaaatatcctaggaacctccaaatccaaatactgACATatgcctgagtccaaaatcaccatacgaacttattgaaTCCATCAAAATACTAATTCGAGTTCATTTACAAAAAAGTTAAACCTTGGTCAAtttttataacttaagcttctaactatggaactaagtgttccaattcattctgaaaccttcccaaaaccaaaccaaccatccccgtaagtcatcaaacaaataacaagcatatgggaatcataaaataggAGAACGAGGcttaaatacacaaaataactGGTCAGATCGTTACACTTGATTATGTGTACGTGGGTTTCTAAGAGCTTGAGATGATTTTTTCTATGACTTTAAAATTTATGTTGCTTACATGCATGAAGATTTTGTTGCATGACGGTGATTGGTCATGGGTTAAGCGAAGTTATGTGCTTCAAGGCAAAGGAGTGCTTATGAGAGAGGTTATCCAACTTATGACTTGTATTGATTGCGGGATTCTTGTACTTAGATATGGCATCATGATGGATGTGGTGCGTCCTGTGAGGTTTGGATTGCTTTGCAAATTCGCGATTTATCATCAGGcaaaatgtcacaacccaaatagtcaagtgaaggaaaacaCAAGAGGTGAcgggccttgagacaataaagaGTGTAagtcataaagtcatatcctcattttgagaaatgagttggtgactctaacgtgattactagaagaaaaagttagacccccgaagtaatagaaatcagtatgggctagtgaacaagatacaCTTAACATAAATTAGGGATCAGACgatttgataatagtcaacatcgtgagaattttagagatcgcATTCCGGctataatagaatggacaatagaagaataacctttaaaggtcattcaggaagacattTTCCTAAAGCAAGAACTGTGAGCAGAgctaagcttaagggactaagtgtgctagttacactaggtgtcaccctcgtgcgtaagaaatatagttatccttggtactgaagggTTACCACAAGGAGAGTAAGAatccgtgaagatgtgaaaagatgccaaagctgaagaggtaaaacatttttaggtaaatcttcatagcattaattgttactcccctaaagggggaaagatggtgtgatatggtattaagtcagagttaagtggttcaggtaattaaggaatggtaaaggaagaaagCGTcaaaaaggtgaaaggaatgagattgcatttaattagatcctacagatatgttacgactctagaacattatgcaaaaaCGACGccagggagaggcagtaagggttcgcgcataggatgttattgataaataagtgtgaatgaacacttgatacataaggagccaatgcgagaggtaagttaagataaaggacataacccaagaggggttacacagaatatagatatgagaatggaccaatgagTAATCAGTAgatgattcaggaagagcctagttatgtctAGACAAGAGGTCATGACGGTTGGTCgcatgggacttaacctttttcagCTTCATTTTGCCTTTGTAGGCTTTTCACTTCTTTCCTCTAAATTTAACTTCAGAGcgttggggaacctttggcttttcaaactttgccaagacGGTTAGCcatgtgggacttaaccttttcaactttattttgcctttgtgggcatctgACTTTGCTTTTCTTATTTCAAGAGTCTTTGACTTCGAGGCATCGATCATCATTGCCAGTCGGAGTCGACTTGATTCCCCTGCCGAGGCTGGGTGCCCTTTTGCTTATTGGCTTGTATCAAAtgagaaccctgtaaatcagtcttgccatcctTTCTTTGCCTTAGTTTGGAACAGAGTTGGAccgaaaggaattcaaagaaaaacaaacaatggaatggataaTGAATTCAGACAAGAAGTGTCCCTTTAGGggaagagaaagaaggacttatctggagtacatgcggactttaataaacatgacatgccttttggactgaaTGCCTGATCTGTGTGAACCGtccgactctcagaaattcatcacaacttttgcctcgaaactgAGAgaccttgcccaggactgtgtcggtgccagtgactgtgaggatccttTTTTCAATCAGTGGCGCCCTTTATGGGTTTTCACcgactgacctctctcatttctcttctcaccatcgccttatagtacCCTTTCCaggttttcactaataagactctcatttttgaatttctctacttaccatcgccttacggtgcccgtgagggttttcacaaataagactctctcattttatttctctcattttgattGTATCAGAACCAAGCGATTGTATCTTCCAATTCTTGGACATTCTCGTCGATTGATCAGAAGGAGTTGataaggatttgggtaaaaataatttggactgacttacaactttggaacctttcatgCGAAACCATTgccgaaccattataacatctgcccccAGTTTCAAATTTAGGAGGAATGTGTATTTTTATTTTGgtatgactgaaccccagagagaggctgcctacgtatcctttcggaatcaagccAAACGTAGTTCAAGAAACTTTATTTctaattttcttttgtttttcctttttttctttttttttttattttttattttcattttgctTTTTTTATAAcactttcaggttccaaagagggtaatcaaagaaaggaaACCGGCTCAAAGGTTTTGCAAAGGATTGGTAGTAtttggatagtgagaaagaaagccTTTGTCATCCCAATCGGAGCATGTTAAAGCTGTGAAAGtagtcaaacataataccttttgaccgcaTTTGCATTGACAGCTCTCTTAGGATCATTTCCTTCGATGTCTCCCAAATACAGCGCTCCTTTCAGCAACACTCTTTTAATAATGTATAGACCTTTCCAATTAGGAgcaaattttcctttggcttcttcatgATACGGGAGAATATGTCTCAGAACAAGTTGCCCTACTTCAAATTTTCTGGGCCTCACTTTCTTGTCGTAGatacgggccattctttgttggtacaactgcccgtggcaaactgcAGTCAATCATTTTTCATTAATCAGTGTCAATTATTCTAATTGGTTCtagacccaatctttatcctcaatcgcgacttcaacaatgatccgaagagagggaatctcaacttcattccaattttctatttattttcttacaagctttgtcttcaaaacattctgcttcttgattcattatttcgaggtctgacagcgttttaggatatgggcatgaagtccgcaagcatgtcatgttattaaaatctgcattaacagaactgaaaagtgAATAAGAAAAAGTGataaaattaagaaaagagatattcttggacaatgaaatattaatttcatttgattttttttaattttaaagatagaagggtttacatcgaaaagtaagacaataaagtaaaacatccagATCACACTCTCAGATAATCTGGACgtagaaaggatagcaagactggctaccgaaACTCCCGTATGATGGGGAACTTTCAGGCTTGGTGACCGTTTTTTcagcttttcttctgtctcggcaatggctgcaatgaccttcagtgccggatcaaattcctcatctctccaaTTTCTGTTCATCAAATCCTCTGAACCACTCTAAACggcctgtgatgtggccttaaaggcagcatgattcaagattcggcccgtttttaaaccattttcgaccatctccccaattttgatagcctcagcAAATGGTCTACCCATagcagacatcatgttctggaagtagtccgcctcttgggcctgtaggaaaaccgtaaccatttctgcttcgtccattggaggctttaccctggCGGCTTGCTCGCGGCATTTAACAGCATATTCACGAAAATTTTCCGCGATTTTcgttttcaaattggacaaagcgttctgtttttggatttttttcactcttacttttctttttattttttggttgtttttcgctctttgtttttctttgttatttttgtcactcctttatttctttttcttttttctcttttttttttcactcgatttatttaatggctatgatcgaatccgatggggattgcctacgtatcatgacgccgcatgaatcagatcttgcgtagttcaggAAAATCGGAAATAGACTAAcccatttttttttaataaagacttttaaataatattttttttttgagttttttctttttatgaaaatttgaattttttttaaaaaagaaggaattctaaataaggaagaaaatattttagattttgatttgaattttttttttatcgaatgaaagacttcggaaaagaaggaaactatttttgatttttttttggattttctaaggaaagaattttaAAGATGGAATTAAGtaaagggaaaaatattttttaatttatttttttaaaaattggggccagaaccgatgaggtttgcctatgtatctcaaatcctgtgagaatcagacccgcgtagttcggtcagaaAAGCATGAactttttttgaaaatatttggcgtgttttgaagttttttttttcaaaatgtcGGCAGagttttgggattttaaaataccTGAATTTTCAGAAATCGGGTAAATTTCTCTCTCTtgcctcactcttggtttttcttgattttctttccctattctagaagtcggtcaacatgcaagccgaaataaataaatgtacaagtagcacgtaacaatgcatcaggatggtcttttgatttgggtacacctgtcctagacggactcaacccctgtgttgagtccccaaagtcaaatgcacgtgattcAAACAGatgtacctactagggatccagcatgaggttatgtcattctaagtttaaatcctgggcgtattgttctagacctggcttacccgagcagacaactcgagccgggagggggggagggaacagcgtaccgggaatatagaagcttcaccggctttgcaacttgtctgatcctcgttctaaaattagggtatgactctaacagaaaagaagatacgcgaagcgcacgcttcctagaagatttagaagactcagagagaagaagggtcttcgtaacagtttatatacagttcacggCAATATCAAAGCGGCAAAGAgcgacaattagcacattaggctcaaacacgtaaaaaaatcagataataaacaaaagccaaatataaaagtcatctaagctcgaattATGAACCTtgaaccagaagttctgggtttgtttccccaacagagtcgccagagctgtcacacctcctttttcccggggGATAGGGAAGTTTTTCCAATCTAAGTGATActgttcgaaatgagattatttatttattttagagtcaccacttggaataattattatggtgtcccaaatcaccgatttattttaaaatcccaaatcgagaaaattgactttatttatggtccgcgaacacataagatcggataaggaattctgttaacccgggagaaggtgtgaggcactcccgagttctgtaattttagcacggtcgcttaacaattaatacctggcttaattatctgatttattatatGTCTACAACCTATTCtgtattttttactttttaaccattttaaattatttttagcacttttagtatttatgaaatttatttaaacaaGTTGCAATGTCGCGCACTTGTCGTTTTTGCACACATCGCAAATCACGCCGCGTGAAACGCACCTGCAATCTacgaaatatttattttattattatttgaagttgtggtcaagtCGCGTAAACAcgcacttgagttgggatttacatatcatgactatgccacgggaaccgtacccatagtcacgatgatttatttaaACGCGCCTAAAGCAGGCTACTATGTTTATAAGTTGTTTACTCAAACTATTTTGAAATTGTTGTAAGGCCATGAATTATGAAATTATTTGTGgaagaattgaatttattatttatagaaaaGTGGGCTAGCTTAAAgaaagatgggccagctatgttatttattactttgggCCTGATGAGACTAAATCTTTTTGCCTAAAATCTTTTCTTCTCCAACAGCCCAAAAACCAATTTCCTTAGAAACAAATCGTGGCCCAAGCAAATTATCCAACCCAATATCCCATATTCTGTACatttcttaaacaaaatcaatgacaccacaatctcatgaacaaaattagtaaacaagccAAATTACAGTGATTCAATAGACTCTTTATCCGGTTAAATCAACCTAGAACAAAACTTTGCAACTCTAAAATTAACATCATGATCCAATAAACATATGAACAAGGAAACAATCAGATTCAAATGATCTAAATATCAATAGAGTGAACTACTACTTCATGCTACCCAATAATCACATCGATAGACAAGAAGGTAAATGGACAAAATAATCAGTGAAGAAAGGGAAACAAACGGACCTTTGATATAAATTAATAGAGTTGAAATTACAAGAGAGCTAAACAATTCGACGAGTGTTAACTGGAGCTTTCACCGGCCACGGAACCTCGAACGAAAAATTGTGACTTGCAACCCCGATCGACCTTGCAAAACCGGTGATTTAGCGGCTTATTTTTGCTGGGTTTAAAGCTGTTTTTGGGGGGGTGCttttgctggatttttcgaaagaaagacgaagaaagaatgacacgagtagaaattcccttatcctagaggaagaaaaataaatttctctcaattccctcctccctctttttttctccttctctccctctttttttctcctcacatttctcttctatttatagaaaaaatttcagaatttttctaattttttttattttattaattaaaaaaatattcccacttcctatttttcttatttttttaaaaaaataatttctcacttttatttacttttattttttaatttctcacttttttacttttattatgttTAAATTCTCACGTTTTTtacttttcttattttattttccccttattttactttttttttttttttaatttccactttcttttactttttttttaaaaataaaatcacctacctttacttttattttttaattccaactttcttttactttttatttttataaatttccacattcttttacatttatttttttaattttccactttcttttatttttttattaaatatttttcacctacttttacttttactttttaattctatatttctacttttcctttttttttaaattcccatccgaaatttttaaaaaaatatgtaatttttttcgggtttttaatttattttattttaaaataaagataaaaataaaaataaatataatactaatagtaataattgtccttttaaattattattaatttttacctatataaaaaagtgtaacaaagctaaaattatatattaaatttctaaaaatatttacatagtagaaggtaaTAATAAtttatagtcaaaaattaggtgctcacacttaCCAGACCCCACTTATGGGATTTTACtaggttattattgttgttgttgttgtgatacgAAACTGACAATACGATATACAGTATCTGTCAATAAAAAAGGAcactaagtgggcgtttggacataagaattgtaaaattccacaaaaaaataaaaaaaatttgaagtgaaaatggtatttaaaaattagaattgtgtttggacatgaatataattttggttgttttttaagttttgtgagtgatctgagtgaaaatgtTTAAAAacgctttttggagtttttcaaatttttgaaaaatttcaaaatttatcttcaagtgaaaattaaaaattttatggccaaacactgatttcggagaagagtaaaaaattttcggaaaaaagtgaaaaatctcttatgtccaaacgggctctaattTTATAGCGTCCAAACCTAAAACGAAAATTCAAAAGCATATTACAAAACCAAAGCAACAGCTACATTATTACTAAAATAAGAAATAGTTTAAGATTACAGATTAGGAAATAAAGCTTAAACTACATCTGAAGGTTGTAATAATAAATTAACAATAAAAACAGTAAACAACTCCCTCAGTTCCACACAGAGCGACAAGCCCGCTTCTTCAGATACATTTCCTATTCCTTCGCTTCTTACAAACTACTTTTCCTTTTTACCCTTTTtaacattttctttttctttttgttttttctgCAGAGAAAACAAAGGGAATAGAACACAAGAGGAAACCCCTCTATATTTGGTGCAATTAGTCTCTTTCCGTTGTTTTCTCTTCAAATTAATCCCTGTTCCTCTGTTTTGTGGGTACGTTTCATCTTGGATTTTTTTATTCTCATTCTATACATTGGAATCAAATATCATCTGGGTTCCCAATCTCTTGGCCTTTTGTTGTTTGTTGCTCCTTTTCACATTCAGCTGTGTATAAGATATCTCGGTCATTGATATTCAAAGACCATCTTTTTTTCCTGGTCCACTCTTATTAATTGAAAGAGCACCATTAGATAATTCAAGATCAGTGGTTAATGGAAGGTGCGTCTGTTTACTATCTGTCCCGTGGGGATGTTGGGAAATAAGAAAAAGGTGAGAGTTTTGGTGTGAGCTGTTCTGAGATAGATTATGTAGGTATAGGTTTGGTTGGTGTGGTTTCAGATAGAATGAATGATTAGCTGGTTCTTGGTTTTATCAATGTGATCTTAATGGTTTTTTGGGCCTAATTTGCATTGCTTTTTTCGCCACTCATTTGTTGCATCAGCTCTGGTGAGATTGGCTAATTGTGATTGATTCAAAATCAACCTGTTTCCAAGCCCATATCGAAGTATTGTGTGGGGGGAATCTTCTTTGGAGAAATGATGAGTTTGTATTAAGTGTTTGTTACTGGTTCAGCATTGACATGGTTGAGAGAAATGCACATTCAATGgggatttttggccgaaaatcctTGTTTTGTTTGTTTACGGTTACATCTGTTTTGTTCATGTTGTCTTGGTCCTTTGTGCTGCGTTCAGCCGGTCGGCCTCACTTTGTTGACCTGAATATACTACCCAACTCCAAGCTTCTTGCCTTGGCAGATGATGGGAATTCCCGGTCTAGGATTCAGAGAGATGGTGAGGTCCCTATATTAGTTGATAAGAATAGAGCACCAAAAAAGTACAACTTGTTTAAGTGCAATCCTAGTAACCAAGTTCTTAAAGTTTTTATGTATGACCTGCCCCCTCAGTTTCATTTTGAACTCTTAGGATGGAAGGCTGAGGGAAAAAACAGTATTTGGCCCAATATCCGCAATAAGGTTCCTGAGTATCCAGGTGGATTAAACTTGCAGCACAGTATAGAATATTGGTTGACGTTGGATCTTCTCTATTCTGAAATTACTGACAATTTGAATGGTAGAAGTGCCATAAGAGTGTATAATTCAAGTGAAGCTGATGTCATTTTTGTACCATTCTTTTCGTCAATCAGCTATAATCGGTTTTCAAGGCTTAAGCCGCACCAAAAAACGAGCATGAATACCTTACTACAGGAAAAATTGGTTACCTTTTTAACTGCTCAAGAGGAATGGAAAAGATCAGGGGGGAAAGACCATATTATTGTCGCCCACCATCCGAATAGTCTTTTGGATGCAAGAGTGAAGCTTTGGCCTGCAATGTTCATTCTTTCTGACTTTGGAAGGTATCCTCCAAGTGTAGCTAATGTTGAAAAGGACATAATTGCACCTTATAAGCATGTAATCAGGAATTATTACAATGACACTTCTGGTTTTGATAGTCGACCAATTCTTCTTTACTTCCAAGGAGCTATATACAGAAAAGATGTAAGTTATTTTATTCGTCTATTAGCTATTTGTCTCTATTTTTATTTGTAGATCATTACTATGTTAGTGTCATCTAGGTTCACTTGTGGGTGGCAAAATAAGGCAGAACTAGGAGAAGGATAGAAGTAAAAATTGTACTTGGATGTATTTCTGTTGTTCGGGATAATGTGTTTGCTTTTTACTGCACAACATATGTTCTGGAAAGTGTAGGAAAACAGTTGACAGCTGACACTAGTGTCTTGTGACAATGTGTATCTTGTTTAGAGAGATAAGGAAGAGTTGGACTATACTACAATGAGGAGCCAGGTGGGATTGGGTGCTATCGGGAGATGATGAAGAAACTCTTCCATGAAACACAACTTTTAGCCCATTTGAAAATGCCTTTGTTAGACAGTGGTAACTGAGTATTTATTGAGGATTTTGTCGAACCATACTGGAACATGGATGACACAAGGAACCAGCCCACCTTGTTTTCTTTGATGTTCCGACTTTCAAGAAACACCTTATCCCAACAAGTGTTAGCTTATGCCCTTTCCTTCTTTGTGAtgatcttttttctttcttctatctTTGGAAGTGCAATGAGGCGTAGGATGCAGACAACATGATACTTTGTTGATCAACTGGAATTGTTCACATCCAGTTTTTACTATCTGTACTTAAGCTTAGTAGTAGATAGTAAACATGGTTAATTTAATATCAAAATGTTGCAAGGTTTAATCTGGACTAGTTTCTTGTATGTTTACCCTGATTTCTCAAACATTTTTCTTGATGATTCACCAGGTTAACTCTCAAATGAATTTCAGTGTACGCGTTGTGAATAAGAAGCCTGTGACTATATGCCATCAATCAATATGTAGATCTGGGTATTGAGAAGAGTAGTTTTTAAGCCCTTTTTTTGGGTTAAAAGTATTGAGAAGAGTGGTTCTTACCAGAGCTCGGTGGGTAATGTGTACAATAGTGAAAGCCTGAAACAATTTGATTAACACTGTGATCTGATAGTATGAATTAATACCCATAATCACTCCCTAAAGCCCTTTAATTCGACAaatattttggttaaattacagcAGTGTTACCTCTCCATTCCTTGCATTTCCATTATGATCCAATATAAAGAACTGAAGCccaaatatcataatgaacccaTGAGTCAAGCTTTACCTTCTTATGCTTTGCTCTTCCTTATACATGTTTCTAGTTCCTCCTATGTTGTGTTCTCTGGATTTGTATTTCTGACTCTTGTTTCTCATCCTCAGGGTGGGTTTATCAGGCAAGAATTATTCTATATGTTGAAAGACGAGAAAGATGTTCACTTCTCCTTTGGGAGCGTTCAAAAGGATGGTATAAAACAAGCTACAGAGGGAATGCACTCCTCCAAGTTCTGCCTTAACATTGCTGGTGACACTCCTTCATCGAATCGCCTCTTTGATGCGATTGCTAGTCACTGTGTACCAGTCATCATTAGTGATGAAATAGAGCTCCCCTATGAAGATATTCTTGACTATTCAGAGTTCTGCATATTTGTTCGTACCTCAGATGCTCTCAAAGAAAAATTCCTCATAAACCTCATTAGGAGTATTAAGAAAGAAGAGTGGACTAAAATGTGGGCTAGGTTAAAGGAGGTTGAAAATCTCTTCGAGTATAGATATCCTTCTAAGGATAATGATGCTGTTCAAATGATCTGGCAAGCCATTGCGCGTAAGGTTCCTGCTGTTAATTTGAAGTTGCATAAATCCTGGAGATTTTATCGGACCCCTTGGAAGGAAAGAGGGTTGAAATCAACTCTGTTGCCCAAAACTTTTTGGTAAGCACTTACTGAGTAGTTCTTGTATTTGCAATTGACAAAACATTTGCTATGTCTTAGCAGCATATTATTTATACCAAATTTTGGAACAAAGCCAAGTGTAGCAGACAATAGATATAAGGAAACATAGTCAGTGAAAGATAGAAAAAAGAAAGTTATGTTATAGGCTTATGCTTGTTGAATCAGTTggaactaattgataaatttgttCATTCGTTATTTTTTATCTGTTTCAGTCTTGATATCATTCTTTAGTTTGTATTAAAAGGAGCAGCTCCTATAGGTTAAGTTCATATTGGAAATGTAATTATTTCTAGCTAAGGGATTACAGTCCCCACCTACCTCCTCCTCCCCTCGGGAGAATCCGCATTCGGAGTGGAACGCAGTTGGATTTTGGTTCACCGTAATTCCTTAACTTTTTGATAGTTAAAATACTATATAAAATGTTATTTTGAGaagagacaacaacaacaacaacgacccactaaaatcccacaagtggggtctggggagggtagtgtgtacgcagaccttacccctaccccgaaggagtagagaggttgtttccgaaataCCCTTGGCTCAAGAAGACGGAAAATACGAGAAGAGAAGGGAAGGGACAATATATTAGTACCATCAAACAGAAACCAAAGAAATAAT contains:
- the LOC104094425 gene encoding probable arabinosyltransferase ARAD1 translates to MVERNAHSMGIFGRKSLFCLFTVTSVLFMLSWSFVLRSAGRPHFVDLNILPNSKLLALADDGNSRSRIQRDGEVPILVDKNRAPKKYNLFKCNPSNQVLKVFMYDLPPQFHFELLGWKAEGKNSIWPNIRNKVPEYPGGLNLQHSIEYWLTLDLLYSEITDNLNGRSAIRVYNSSEADVIFVPFFSSISYNRFSRLKPHQKTSMNTLLQEKLVTFLTAQEEWKRSGGKDHIIVAHHPNSLLDARVKLWPAMFILSDFGRYPPSVANVEKDIIAPYKHVIRNYYNDTSGFDSRPILLYFQGAIYRKDGGFIRQELFYMLKDEKDVHFSFGSVQKDGIKQATEGMHSSKFCLNIAGDTPSSNRLFDAIASHCVPVIISDEIELPYEDILDYSEFCIFVRTSDALKEKFLINLIRSIKKEEWTKMWARLKEVENLFEYRYPSKDNDAVQMIWQAIARKVPAVNLKLHKSWRFYRTPWKERGLKSTLLPKTFW